In bacterium, the sequence GCGCAACCGCGTCAAGCTGCGCCTGGGAACCCTCCTGCTCGAACTCGGGGTGATCAGCGAACCCGACCTGCAGGCCGCCATCGCGCTGCAGAAGGACTCGCGCGGGCGCAAGCTCGGCGAGGTGCTCGTCGAGAACCACTTCCTGACCGAAGACGAGCTGTTGAAGGTGCTGTCGGCACAGGTCGGCTTCCCGTACCTCGACATGGACCGGATTCCCGTCGACCGGGCGCTGCTGGCACCGTTCAAGTCGGGCTGGTTCACGCGCAACCAGGCCTTGCCGTTCCGCGGTCCCGACGGGGCGCTGATGCTGGCCGTGGCCGACCCGCTGGTGAGCGAGCCGCCCAACGAAGCCACCCGCATCCTCGGCCAGTCGGTGGTGCCCTGCCTGGTCCGCCGCCACGTGCTGGAGCAGGCCGTGCGCGCCATGGCGCCGGTGCCGGATTCCGTGGCCAGGCTCGAGAACGAAGGCGTGCAGGTCCAGGCTGTCCAGCGGATCATTGCCGAGGCCATCGAGCAGAAGGCCAGCGACATCCACATCGAACCGATGAGCGACCGCCTCCGCATCCGCTTCCGGCAGGACGGCGTGCTCGTGCAACATGCGGACCTGCCGCTGGAATCGGCGCGGGCGCTCACCAGCCGCATCAAGGTGCTGGCCGGTGCGGACATTGCCGAGCGCCGCAGGCACCAGGACGGTCGCATGCTGTTCGAGCACGAGGGCGCGAACCTCGACCTGCGCGTCTCGTTCTATTCGACCATCCACGGCGAGAAGATCGTGCTGCGACTCCTCAACAACCGCAGCAAGCTTCTGGACATCAATGACATCGGCATGGCGCCGCGAAGAGACCCTGCGCCATATCGTGCGTCAGGATCCCGACGTCATCGTCATCGGCGAGATCCGCGACCGGTTCTCGGCCGACACGGCGATCCAGGCGGCGCTCACCGGACACAAGGTGCTGACGACGTTCCACACCGAGGATTCCATCGGCGGCCTCCTGCGCCTGTTGCACATGGACATCGAGGCGTTCCTGATCTCGTCCACGGTGGTCAGCGTCCTGGCCCAGAGGCTGTTGCGGCGCGTGTGCCCCAGCTGCCGGCAGGACCACGTGCTGACGCCGGACGAGGTGCGGCGGCTCGGCTACCAGCCCAAGGATGTCACCCGCATGACCTTCGCGCGCGGCACCGGCTGCGCCGACTGCCGCTACCTGGGCTACCGCGGGCGCATCGCCGTCTTCGAACTGCTGATCCTCAACGAGCCGGTCAAGGATGCGCTCATCCAGCGGCGCACCAGCTACGAGATCCGTCGCATCAGCGTCGAGAGCACCGGCCTCGTGTCGCTCCTGGAAGACGGCATCTACAAGGCGAGCGAGGGACAGACCTCGTTCGAGGAGATCATCCGCACGCTGCCCCGGCTGGCGAAGCCGCGGCCGCTGCAGGAACTGCACCGGTTGCAGGGGGTGCTGCGATGAGCGGGGGACGTTCGCTGCTTGCCATGATCGAGGAACGCATCGCCGCCGGCGACTACCGCCTGCCCGCGCGGAGCAGCGTTGCCGCGGAGCTCCACACGCTGACCGCAGACCCGGACTTCGAGATGACCAGGGTCATCGGACTGGTAACGGGTGATGCCGCCCTCACCGGCGAGATCCTGAGGGTGGCCAACAGCGCCCTTTACACGGGCCTGTCGAAGGTTGCCACGGTGAGAGAGGCCGTCGTGCGCCTGGGGTCGGCCCAGGTCTTCCGGCTCGCGATGCAGACGTGCGAGAAGGAACAGTACCATGCCTGCGCGCCGGTGCTGAACCGCTTCATGGAGCCGCTCTGGCAGCACGCGGTGGGAGTGGCGCACGGTTCGGCCTGGCTGGCGCGGAAGCTCGGCTACCGGGACCTGGAGCAGACGGCATTCGTCGCCGGACTCCTGCACGATGTGGGCAAGCTGCTGCTCGTCATGGTCATCGACGATGTCTTCTCGGCAGAACAGATCGACGGCGGCCTGACCGACCAGCTGATACGCGAGATCCTCGAGTCGGCCCACGTCACGTGCGGATTCGAATTGGCCAGGAGCTGGGGACTTCCCGAGGAATACGGCCGCATCATCCGCGACCACCATCGGGACGACCTGAGCCAGGGCGGCACGCTCATCAACCTGGTCGCGCTTTCCGACAAGGCCTGCCGACGCCTCGGCCTGGGTATCGACAGTGAGCCGTCGCTGGTGCTCGCGGTGACCGACGAGGCGGCAACGCTCGGCGCCGGCGATATCGTCCTGGCGCAGCTGCTCGTGGCCCTGGAGGACGTACAGGCGGAATGCGCGGATCCCGAGGGGGCTGCCCGCTGACCGGGCAGGCCTTCGCGATGCCTGATTCATGACTGCCGGAACGGGAGAGGGACCGCGTAGCCGCGGTCCCTCTTCATCTCCGGCTTCCCGGTCCTACTTGACGAGCGAAGCCTTCAGCGACTGCTCGACGCCGTCGGCCGAGAGCCTCACCAGGTAGACGCCGCTGGCGGCGGGCTGTCCCGCATCGTCCAGGCCGTTCCAGACCACCGACTGCGCCCCGGCCGGACGGGCTTCGTCCGCCAGGGTGCGCACCAGGCGGCCCGACAGGTCGTAGACACGGACCAGGGCCCGGCCGGCGCGCGCCAGCTCGAAGCGGACCGTGGCGGCCGGGTTGAACGGGTTCGGCTGCACGCCCGTGAGCTGCGTCATCGCCGGCAGGTTGCCGGTGCCGCTGTAGGGGTCGGTGCCCACGCCCTGGATCAGGAACGAGTCGAAGTGGAAGCCGTCGTAGTTGAGCGACGTGTCCGAGCGCAGCACGAACTGGAAGCGCACATCGCTCTGGCCCAACCAGGGCGCCAGGCTCACGGTCTCGGTCACCCAGGCGGCCTGCGCGCCTTCGTACCAGGTGCCGGTCAGCTGCACGCCCTGCCCGCTGGCCGTCTGGGTGCGCGTGGCGGCCACCGGTGTCCAGGCGCCGCCGCCCACCGACACCTGCAGCTGCACGCCGTCCCAGTTCGCCTCGAGGTTCCACTTGGCGCGGTAGGTCAGGTTGCCCGACAACAGGTCCGAGAGGTCGGCGCCGGCAGCCATCGTGCAGTACTTCGTCGAATTGCTGACATAGCTGCCGACCGGGCTGTCGGTCATCTCGTAGGCCGTGGCGTCGGCGCCCGGCGCGAGCACGCCCCAGGTACCGGTCCAGCCGGTGGCCTGCCCGTCGTCGAAGTTCGCGGAGAACGGCGTGATGGTGATCGAGTGGGCCATGTAGACGGTCGGCGCGTTCACCGTGGCCGCGTTGACGGTCACGATCTGGTCTTCCGCAGCGTAGCCGCTGAAGGTGTAGGCCAGCCGGTAGTCGCCGTACTCGAGGTTGTTCACGGTGAAGACGCCGGCCGCATTGGCCGTCACGCTCGCCGCGAGCGAGTTCAGCGGGTGGGTGAAGACCTGCACCTGCGCGGCCAGCGGCGCGCCGCCCACGGCCAGCACCTGGCCGCTCAGGTCGCCGTTGGCGGTCGGCTGCATCTGGACGTTGAGCACCGTCGGCGTGCCCCAGGTCACGGCCACATTGCTGACCGTCTGCGTGATGTACCCCGGCGAACTGAACGTCAACTGGTAGGTGCCCGTGGCGAGCAGCTTGTAGTAGTCGCCGTGTGTCGGGTCGGTGCGCACGGTCTTGGTGTTGCCGGTCACGGTGACGGTTGCGTTCACCGGGTCGCCCGTCTCGGCCGAGGTGACCACGCCGTTGACGCCGTACCGGGCGGACTTGACGTAGTGCATCATGCTTTCGCGGTTCTCGTTCCAGAACGTCGCCAGGGTGCTGGCGGCAGGCCACTTCGTGTTGGAGACCTCGATGGTCGTATCGATGCACCCCGTCTGGTCGTAGCTCCAGTCCTGCAGGGTGCCGAGCGCCACGTACCAAGCGGCGCCGTTCGTGATCCCCTGGGGGAAATCGCCGTTGTACATGGGCAGGTTGTAGGTCGAGTACTCGAGGCTCAACTTGCGCAGGGCGGCATCGTCGGAAGTCAGCGTGTAGGTCCAGTCCACAGGTAGTTCATCAGCAGCGCGCCGCCGTGGTAGTTGGCGCTGATCACGAAATGATGCGAGTTGGCGTAGGCCATGAAGGAGAGGTTCTCGCTCTCGGTCACGGGGTCCTCGCCGGCCGGCAGCGGAAATTGCGGTTGAGGTCGGCGCCGTTCGCATTTAGCGCTGCGTGAGATAGGTGCCGTCGGGGTTGTGGTCGGGCATGAGGTGGATCTCGTAATTGTCCACGAGATTCGTCACGTCCTCGCGGCCGGCGACGCCGTAGTTGGTCAGCAGGTAGTTGGCGAAATCGAGCGTCAGGATCATGCCCGTCACCTCGTCGCCATGCATGGTCGAGCTCAGCCGGATCTCGGGCTCGGCCTCCGAGTTGTTCACGTCGTCGCTGATGACCAGGCCCCACAGGGCGCGGCCCTGGATGCTGGTGCCCCACTGGAACGTGCGGGCGCGGGTGGGGTGGGCGGCGGCGAGGTCGGCTAGGATCTGGCCGATTTCGGCGTGCGTCGGGTAGACCGTCAGCGGGAACGTAAACACCTTCTCGGACGCGGGCTGCAATTCGCGGCTCGCCCACATCTTCTCGGCCGCCTCGCGGCCTTCGCGGTCGAGGTCGCGCACGGCGACCGGCGCCCAGCCGGCTGCCAGCAGGTCGGCGTGCTCGCGGTCGGTGACGCGCACTTCGAGCGCCACCTTCTCGACCTTGCGGTCGGCTCCTTCGTAGGACAGTTCGACATCCTCGCGCGAGAAGCGGCTCAGCGGCACGGCGCGCAGCAGCGCGTCCAGTTCGTCGCGGTCGCGCAACTCGATGCGCACGGGATGGTCGGTCCAGACAGCCGGCTGCCACTGCGGCAGGGCGCGGGCGGTGGCCAGGGCTTCAGGGGTGATGGGCCCGCTCGCAGCAGCCAGGGCCGACGACGCGGCCACGGCGGCAAGCAGCAGGGCACAGGTCCAAACCAATGACAGAACGGGGCGACGGTTGCGATTCATCGCGCAAACTGCCAGGTGGCGGTGGCCCGTGCGGCAGGGCCGTGTCGGGCGCGCCGGACAAAAAGACGCAAATGACCTAGCTCATGATAATGCACCCCGCTCACGGATCTGTCACAAAATGAGTTATCTGCTTCAAATTTATATGGTCACAGGGCAGATCGGGAGGTTCCGAACTGGCGAACCGGACGCCGGCGGGCGACCATGGCAGATGAATTCGATCCTCATTGTCGGCCCGGGCGGCCGCAACCGAAAGGCCCCGCATGTTCATCGCCATGAACCGCTTCCGCATCGCCCCCGGATTCGAGGATACCTTCGTGCAGATGTGGCGCGAGCGCGATTCCCGCCTGCAGGACGTCCCCGGCTTCCGCCAGTTCAACCTGCTGCGCGGCGAATCGCGCCCCGAGGCGACGATCTTCATCTCGCATTCGACCTGGGAGTCGCGCCAGGCGTTCCTCGACTGGACCGAGTCCGACGCCTTCAAGCAGGCGCACGCGAAGGCCCGCGCCCCGGAAGGCACCTACCTGGGTCCGCCGCAGTTCGAGGGCTACGAAGTGGCGCTCTAGCGAACGGTCACGGCGCGCCGACCATTGCGCCGCCGCGTCGCCTCTGCGATCATCGCTGCGGCATCCCGGCTGTCCCGCACGGCGAACCGCATACCTCAGTTCCGGCACGAGGCACCAGCCTCCGGCAGGAGAATCATGTCCAGCACCTTCGGCCGCCTGTTCCGCGTCACGACCTTCGGCGAATCGCACGGTCCCGGCGTCGGCGCGGTCATCGACGGCTGCCCGCCCGGGCTGGCCCTCGTCAGCGACGTGATCCAGCGCGAGCTCGACCGCCGGCGCCCCGGCCAGGGTGCCCTGACCACCGCCCGGCAGGAAGCCGACCGGGTCGAGATCCTTTCCGGCGTGGAGGGCGGGCTCACGCTCGGCACGCCGATCGCCCTGCTGGTGCGCAACCTGGACCAGCGGCCCGGCGACTACGCGGACCTGGCGGCCGCCCCCCGTCCTTCACATGCGGACCTCACCGTCGAGCGCAAGTACGGCCTGCGCCCGGTCTCGGGCGGCGGCCGCGCCAGCGCGCGCGAGACCGTCGGTCGCGTTGCCGCCGGCGCCGTGGCGCCCATTGGCTGCAGGCAACCCATGGGGTGGAAGTGGTGGCGTGGGTGGAACAGGTGGCCGGCCAGGGCCCGGCACAGGTCGACGCGGCGGCGCTGACGCGGGCCCAGGTGGATGCCCATCCCACCCGCTGCCCCGATCCCGCACTGGCCGCCTCGCTGGAACAGGCGATCATCGCCGCCCGGGCCGACGGGGACTCGGTCGGCGGCGTCATCGCCGGTGTCTGCCGCGGGCTGCCGGCGGGCTGGGGCGAGCCGGTCTTCGACAAGCTCGAAGCGATGCTGGCGCACGCCTTCCTGTCGCTCCCGGCCACCAAGGGCTTCGAGATCGGCTCCGGTTTTGCCGGCGCGAACCTGCGCGGCTCGCAGCACAACGACGCCTTCGTCGCCCGTGAGGGCGGACTCGGCACCGCCACCAACCGCAGCGGCGGCGTGCAGGGCGGCATCAGCAACGGCGAGCCCGTCACGTTCCGCGTCGCCTTCAAGCCGCCGGCGACGATCGCGCGTGCCCAGCGCACCGCAGGCTACGACGGCGAGCCGCTCGACCTGGTCGGCCATGGACGCCACGATCCCTGCGTGCTGCCGCGGGCCGTGCCCATCGTCGAGGCGATGGCGGCACTCGTCCTGGCGGATCTCGCGCTCATCCAGCGTTCACGGGGATAGTGGCGGGCCGGAGCGGGCCCGGCTGCGGGCTCAGTTGCGGGAATCGGGGGCAGTGCGGTTCACGCGGGCCGACTCGGCCGCGGCCTCGGCCTCGGCGGCGCGGTCGCTCGCCCGGCGATTGCGAACGCGCGGGCCGGTCTGGCGGCGGTAGACGCGCTCCAGTTCGTGCATGAGATCGTCCATCGACAACCCGCGGCGGATATGCCCGCCGAAGACGAGGCTGATCGCGCGCGTCTCCTCGGAAACCACCAGCAAGATCGCATCGGACTGCTCACTGATGCCGATGGCCGCACGGTGCCGCGTGCCCAGCACGTAGCCCAGTTCCTCGCGCTCGGTGATGGGCAGGATCACTGCCGCCGCCGCGATCTTGCTGCCGCTGATGATGACGGCGCCGTCGTGCAACGGGCCCGGTACCGTGAAGATCGCCTCGATCGTGGCGGCCGTGATCTCGGCGTCCAGGGGCACGCCCTTCTGGATCCAGTCGCTCAGGCGCACCTCACGCTCGATCACGATGATGGCGCCCAGGCCGCGCTTGGAAAGTCGCG encodes:
- the tadA gene encoding Flp pilus assembly complex ATPase component TadA, with the protein product GVLAPADLDYALRVHTKLANPRPLVSVLQDLGLVTPEILRETLTRNRVKLRLGTLLLELGVISEPDLQAAIALQKDSRGRKLGEVLVENHFLTEDELLKVLSAQVGFPYLDMDRIPVDRALLAPFKSGWFTRNQALPFRGPDGALMLAVADPLVSEPPNEATRILGQSVVPCLVRRHVLEQAVRAMAPVPDSVARLENEGVQVQAVQRIIAEAIEQKASDIHIEPMSDRLRIRFRQDGVLVQHADLPLESARALTSRIKVLAGADIAERRRHQDGRMLFEHEGANLDLRVSFYSTIHGEKIVLRLLNNRSKLLDINDIGMAPRRDPAPYRASGSRRHRHRRDPRPVLGRHGDPGGAHRTQGADDVPHRGFHRRPPAPVAHGHRGVPDLVHGGQRPGPEAVAARVPQLPAGPRADAGRGAAARLPAQGCHPHDLRARHRLRRLPLPGLPRAHRRLRTADPQRAGQGCAHPAAHQLRDPSHQRREHRPRVAPGRRHLQGERGTDLVRGDHPHAAPAGEAAAAAGTAPVAGGAAMSGGRSLLAMIEERIAAGDYRLPARSSVAAELHTLTADPDFEMTRVIGLVTGDAALTGEILRVANSALYTGLSKVATVREAVVRLGSAQVFRLAMQTCEKEQYHACAPVLNRFMEPLWQHAVGVAHGSAWLARKLGYRDLEQTAFVAGLLHDVGKLLLVMVIDDVFSAEQIDGGLTDQLIREILESAHVTCGFELARSWGLPEEYGRIIRDHHRDDLSQGGTLINLVALSDKACRRLGLGIDSEPSLVLAVTDEAATLGAGDIVLAQLLVALEDVQAECADPEGAAR
- a CDS encoding carboxypeptidase regulatory-like domain-containing protein, translating into MDWTYTLTSDDAALRKLSLEYSTYNLPMYNGDFPQGITNGAAWYVALGTLQDWSYDQTGCIDTTIEVSNTKWPAASTLATFWNENRESMMHYVKSARYGVNGVVTSAETGDPVNATVTVTGNTKTVRTDPTHGDYYKLLATGTYQLTFSSPGYITQTVSNVAVTWGTPTVLNVQMQPTANGDLSGQVLAVGGAPLAAQVQVFTHPLNSLAASVTANAAGVFTVNNLEYGDYRLAYTFSGYAAEDQIVTVNAATVNAPTVYMAHSITITPFSANFDDGQATGWTGTWGVLAPGADATAYEMTDSPVGSYVSNSTKYCTMAAGADLSDLLSGNLTYRAKWNLEANWDGVQLQVSVGGGAWTPVAATRTQTASGQGVQLTGTWYEGAQAAWVTETVSLAPWLGQSDVRFQFVLRSDTSLNYDGFHFDSFLIQGVGTDPYSGTGNLPAMTQLTGVQPNPFNPAATVRFELARAGRALVRVYDLSGRLVRTLADEARPAGAQSVVWNGLDDAGQPAASGVYLVRLSADGVEQSLKASLVK
- a CDS encoding antibiotic biosynthesis monooxygenase, with the translated sequence MFIAMNRFRIAPGFEDTFVQMWRERDSRLQDVPGFRQFNLLRGESRPEATIFISHSTWESRQAFLDWTESDAFKQAHAKARAPEGTYLGPPQFEGYEVAL
- a CDS encoding TIGR00159 family protein, producing the protein MWEKVSGSIFIDVLDILIVAYLLYRLIVFIKDTRVIQMFVGLGLLLVLSFLAQLLGMMVVGRIIGTLQTVWVVAFIIIFQPELRAALTTLGLGRGLFGRVREIPAEQELLKAVTRLSKRGLGAIIVIEREVRLSDWIQKGVPLDAEITAATIEAIFTVPGPLHDGAVIISGSKIAAAAVILPITEREELGYVLGTRHRAAIGISEQSDAILLVVSEETRAISLVFGGHIRRGLSMDDLMHELERVYRRQTGPRVRNRRASDRAAEAEAAAESARVNRTAPDSRN